A single Leptospira barantonii DNA region contains:
- a CDS encoding TerB family tellurite resistance protein, with translation MENLSSLASKVLPGHEFYEKFREEMNPEQEIFHLKMNYAKVLVSIWSYSCMADGIFHQKEGSLVGQMVKALFEEGCIFFDHQAEKTAIISELSDVFENPLPVKTVRNFSEGNPIMAAGFYEDACVIVSMDGALTKKEREFLDDLAKELEISSMDKKNIENRILEKKK, from the coding sequence ATGGAGAATCTTTCATCCCTTGCAAGTAAAGTCCTGCCGGGGCATGAATTCTATGAAAAGTTCAGAGAAGAAATGAACCCCGAACAAGAGATATTCCATCTGAAGATGAACTACGCGAAGGTTCTCGTCAGCATCTGGTCTTATTCCTGCATGGCCGATGGAATCTTTCATCAAAAAGAAGGAAGTCTTGTCGGGCAGATGGTCAAAGCTCTTTTCGAAGAAGGTTGTATTTTCTTCGATCATCAGGCTGAAAAAACCGCGATCATCAGCGAGTTATCGGACGTATTCGAAAATCCTCTTCCCGTAAAAACGGTTCGTAACTTTTCGGAAGGCAATCCAATTATGGCCGCCGGATTTTACGAAGACGCTTGTGTCATCGTATCGATGGACGGAGCGCTGACAAAAAAGGAAAGAGAATTTTTGGACGACCTCGCGAAGGAACTCGAAATCTCTTCCATGGATAAGAAGAATATCGAGAATAGAATTCTCGAGAAAAAGAAGTAA
- the metG gene encoding methionine--tRNA ligase yields the protein MNSSLKRIPRKILVTSALPYANGPIHLGHVLEGIQTDIWVRFQKANGNECYFFCADDTHGTPVMLAARKEGITPEQLIERVQKEHYRDLSAFGVQYDNYYSTNSEENKIISEKIYLELKKNDHIDRKGIEQSYCEHDQMFLPDRFIKGTCPNCKSKDQYGDNCEVCGKTYSPKDLIDSHCALCGTAPVLKNSDHIFFKLEDFQSFLKEWIESGDHVTEGVQKKLREWFEAGLQQWDISRDGPYFGFEIPGEKNKYFYVWLDAPIGYMASSLNFFKGDWKKFDSFWKDENAEIVHFIGKDILYFHALFWPAMLHGSGYKTPKNVHVHGFITVNGEKMSKSRGTFINASTYSKHLDPEHLRFYLAGKLSPGMDDLDLSFDDYAARVNSDLVGNLVNLVSRISTGILDQLDRTLGVLPQDGKELLNDLIKQKIKQGTGEYEILDIIKIAYEQKNYARVMREITRLGDMVNRYVNDNAPWKLIKENPEKTREVVTTVLNASRILAVYLYPVVPNVSEKIYALLGLKETPKFHDLEEFKTLENTKVNPYEMITKRVDEKAINVMLEENKQSVDASKKAEPAKTTNDSPQEERTEISIDDLAKVELRVGQIVEAGPVEGADKLVNVKVDLGELGIKNVFAGIKVAYQPEDLKGLKVVVVANLKPRKMKFGVSEAMLLASGEGESLSLFVPHKDAKPGDKLK from the coding sequence GTGAACTCTTCTCTTAAAAGAATCCCAAGAAAGATACTGGTTACATCGGCGCTTCCCTATGCGAACGGTCCGATTCACTTAGGACATGTCCTCGAAGGAATACAAACGGACATCTGGGTTCGTTTTCAAAAAGCCAACGGAAACGAATGTTATTTTTTCTGCGCGGACGATACACACGGCACTCCGGTAATGTTAGCGGCGCGTAAAGAGGGAATCACTCCCGAACAACTCATTGAAAGAGTTCAAAAGGAACACTATCGGGACTTGAGCGCGTTCGGCGTTCAGTATGATAATTATTATTCTACGAATTCCGAAGAAAACAAAATCATTTCGGAAAAAATTTATTTAGAACTTAAAAAAAACGATCATATCGACCGCAAAGGCATCGAACAATCTTATTGCGAACACGATCAGATGTTTCTTCCCGATCGTTTTATCAAAGGAACCTGTCCGAATTGTAAATCCAAGGATCAGTACGGAGACAACTGCGAGGTCTGCGGTAAAACATACAGTCCGAAGGATCTGATCGATTCTCACTGCGCTCTTTGCGGTACCGCTCCGGTTCTGAAGAATTCGGATCATATCTTCTTTAAGTTGGAAGACTTTCAATCCTTCTTAAAAGAATGGATCGAATCGGGAGATCACGTAACCGAAGGCGTTCAGAAAAAATTGAGAGAATGGTTCGAAGCCGGTCTGCAACAATGGGACATCTCGCGAGACGGACCTTATTTCGGTTTTGAAATTCCGGGCGAGAAGAATAAATACTTTTACGTTTGGTTGGACGCTCCGATCGGATACATGGCTTCCTCTTTGAACTTTTTCAAAGGAGATTGGAAGAAGTTCGATTCTTTTTGGAAGGACGAGAATGCCGAGATCGTTCATTTCATCGGTAAGGATATATTATACTTTCACGCTTTGTTTTGGCCCGCGATGTTACACGGAAGCGGTTATAAAACTCCGAAGAACGTTCACGTTCACGGATTCATCACCGTCAACGGAGAGAAGATGTCCAAGTCGAGAGGAACGTTCATCAACGCGAGTACGTATTCTAAACATCTCGATCCGGAACATCTTCGTTTTTATCTCGCCGGAAAGTTGAGTCCGGGTATGGACGATCTCGATCTTTCCTTTGACGATTACGCCGCGCGTGTGAATTCCGATCTCGTCGGAAACTTGGTCAATCTCGTTTCCAGAATTTCAACGGGTATCCTGGATCAACTCGATCGAACGCTCGGAGTTCTTCCGCAAGACGGCAAAGAATTGTTAAACGACTTGATCAAACAAAAGATCAAACAGGGAACCGGCGAATACGAGATTTTGGATATTATAAAAATCGCATACGAACAAAAGAACTACGCGAGAGTGATGCGCGAAATCACACGTCTCGGCGATATGGTCAATCGTTACGTAAACGACAACGCTCCTTGGAAACTGATCAAGGAGAATCCCGAAAAAACCAGAGAAGTCGTGACCACGGTCTTGAACGCGAGCAGAATTCTCGCAGTGTATCTATATCCGGTCGTTCCGAACGTTTCCGAGAAAATCTACGCATTGCTCGGTCTGAAGGAAACTCCTAAGTTTCACGATTTGGAAGAATTTAAAACATTAGAAAATACAAAAGTAAATCCGTACGAAATGATCACCAAACGTGTGGATGAAAAGGCAATCAACGTTATGTTAGAAGAAAACAAACAATCCGTGGACGCATCCAAAAAAGCCGAACCTGCAAAAACTACGAACGATTCTCCACAAGAGGAAAGAACGGAGATTTCGATCGACGATCTTGCAAAGGTCGAACTTCGAGTCGGTCAGATCGTGGAAGCCGGGCCGGTGGAAGGCGCGGACAAACTTGTGAACGTGAAAGTGGATCTCGGAGAACTCGGAATCAAAAACGTTTTCGCCGGAATCAAAGTCGCTTATCAACCGGAGGATCTCAAAGGTCTAAAGGTTGTGGTGGTCGCCAATCTCAAACCGAGAAAGATGAAGTTCGGAGTTTCCGAAGCGATGCTTCTTGCGTCGGGAGAAGGAGAGTCCTTAAGTTTGTTCGTTCCGCATAAAGACGCAAAACCGGGCGATAAGTTGAAATAG
- a CDS encoding bifunctional uridylyltransferase/uridylyl-removing protein GlnD, with protein MPLQLDITYSFQRLLEKSKNVGGRLVSRQLTHIVDSFILSKFEEFGVEFKSGEELCIIAMGGYGRMEMAPHSDVDLLYLHNGIKVQRLESVIGKINTYLYDSGKEVGHSCRTIKECFQYLDDMSSYHAFLDARFLAGSRALFEKFKSDFLEKLPSKWTKRYNEVKEEILSSRFLNEERPILLSEPNLKTDLCGLRDIQYMFWMEKSVRNLPSLGGLSILPVFQRGEIQLLQEAYDFILRTRIAMHKITSRKTDRLDLNLQQDVAESLGFGKKEELSSVEKFMHVLYRHQKNIYFIIRTYLDSIIEKRKSSEGESFPYEDLHFFKIGNTVFPPVIGTLFTSPHTIYRDVMRSFRMIQEKNLQVSGTLLNEFRFASNFLDDDFKYSPEVNEEFLKILRTPSQRGRVLKLMHESGVLGAILPEFGACTNFPLFSYHHEFTVDEHTLLILHELDLLDQGEFQDAEVQKAYKECSKIELLALAIVLHDAGKVKEGDHSEYGGELVVSVCDRLGLSEEDTDLCRFLVEKHTMMSELSSKRDIGDPKLIFDFARIVGSRERLRKLYILTVIDTKSVGTGVLTHWKSSILNTLYQNTIPYLVSDSKDNFGETGPSRDIQLDDLKSYLITKEGLEEGIVKSVVTFANEVTPSSYLNAVSNRKILRNFKAIGTLAQDSSLGMIFETEQDPAFVTIDVITANQPEILLDLSCAVSSEGLSLLGMKSYTLGEFWITTVQLTDSTGGGNLSQEKLDRIEVKLKSISSGNLKRESIAFQRTDWNPRKPTPESIVNRSVMFYNSDLPDMTIMEVRMPDVVGLVYRILQIILHLDLKVRYLRVSTSADYAYDSFYIQTSDGVKLEDSNLLFKLREKILTIQFGEQILEEVSF; from the coding sequence ATGCCTCTGCAACTGGATATCACATACAGCTTTCAAAGACTCTTGGAAAAGAGCAAGAACGTGGGAGGCCGTCTCGTATCCAGACAACTTACGCATATCGTAGATTCTTTTATTCTTTCCAAGTTCGAAGAGTTCGGAGTGGAATTCAAATCCGGGGAAGAACTTTGTATCATCGCGATGGGCGGTTACGGAAGAATGGAAATGGCTCCCCATTCGGACGTAGACTTGTTGTATCTACACAACGGGATCAAAGTACAAAGACTTGAATCGGTCATCGGCAAGATCAACACGTATCTCTACGATTCCGGAAAGGAAGTCGGACATTCCTGTAGAACGATCAAGGAATGTTTTCAATACTTGGACGATATGTCCTCTTATCACGCTTTTTTGGACGCGCGTTTTCTTGCGGGTTCGAGGGCGTTGTTCGAAAAGTTCAAGTCGGACTTTCTCGAAAAACTTCCGTCCAAATGGACAAAACGTTATAACGAAGTGAAGGAGGAAATTTTATCCTCCCGTTTTCTCAACGAAGAAAGACCGATTTTGTTAAGCGAACCGAATTTGAAAACGGATCTCTGCGGTCTTCGCGATATTCAATATATGTTTTGGATGGAAAAGTCGGTTCGGAATCTTCCTTCTCTCGGAGGATTGTCCATTCTTCCCGTGTTTCAAAGAGGGGAAATCCAACTTTTGCAGGAAGCGTACGATTTTATTCTTCGCACTCGAATCGCGATGCACAAGATCACTTCCAGAAAAACGGATCGTCTCGATCTCAATCTTCAACAGGACGTCGCCGAATCCTTGGGCTTCGGAAAAAAAGAAGAACTATCCTCGGTGGAAAAGTTCATGCACGTTTTGTATCGTCATCAGAAGAATATCTACTTCATCATTCGCACTTATTTGGATTCCATCATCGAAAAAAGAAAAAGTTCGGAAGGGGAAAGTTTTCCATACGAGGATCTCCATTTCTTTAAGATCGGGAACACGGTGTTCCCTCCCGTGATCGGAACCCTTTTTACGAGTCCGCATACGATCTACAGGGACGTTATGCGCTCTTTTCGAATGATTCAGGAAAAGAATCTTCAGGTTTCGGGAACTTTGTTAAACGAATTCAGATTCGCGTCCAACTTTTTGGACGACGACTTCAAATATTCTCCCGAAGTAAACGAGGAGTTTCTCAAAATCCTAAGAACCCCTTCTCAAAGAGGAAGGGTTTTAAAGCTCATGCACGAGTCCGGCGTTTTGGGTGCGATTCTTCCCGAGTTCGGCGCTTGTACGAACTTTCCCTTGTTCAGTTATCATCACGAGTTCACCGTGGACGAACATACATTATTGATTTTGCATGAACTTGATCTTCTCGATCAGGGAGAATTTCAGGACGCCGAGGTTCAAAAGGCGTATAAGGAATGTTCCAAGATAGAATTGCTGGCGCTTGCGATCGTGTTGCACGACGCCGGAAAGGTCAAGGAAGGAGATCACTCCGAATACGGCGGTGAACTTGTGGTTTCGGTTTGTGATCGATTGGGTTTAAGCGAAGAAGATACGGATCTTTGCCGTTTTCTCGTCGAAAAACACACCATGATGTCCGAGCTCAGTTCCAAAAGGGACATCGGCGATCCGAAGCTGATCTTTGATTTCGCGAGAATCGTCGGAAGCAGAGAAAGATTGAGAAAACTTTATATTCTTACCGTGATCGATACGAAATCGGTGGGAACCGGCGTTTTGACTCATTGGAAAAGTTCGATTCTCAACACGCTCTATCAGAATACGATTCCGTATCTCGTGAGCGATTCCAAGGATAACTTCGGCGAAACAGGACCTTCTCGCGACATTCAATTGGACGATCTTAAGAGTTATCTGATCACCAAGGAAGGTTTGGAGGAAGGAATCGTAAAGTCGGTTGTCACGTTCGCGAACGAGGTGACCCCTTCTTCTTATCTCAACGCGGTATCCAATCGTAAAATATTAAGAAACTTTAAAGCGATCGGGACGCTCGCACAGGATTCTTCCCTGGGAATGATCTTTGAAACCGAACAAGATCCCGCCTTCGTTACGATCGACGTGATCACCGCGAATCAACCCGAAATTCTTTTGGATTTATCCTGCGCGGTTTCTTCCGAGGGTTTAAGTCTTTTGGGAATGAAAAGTTATACGTTGGGCGAGTTTTGGATCACCACGGTTCAACTGACCGATTCGACCGGCGGCGGAAATCTTTCCCAAGAAAAATTGGATCGTATCGAAGTGAAGCTCAAGTCCATTTCTTCGGGCAACTTAAAACGGGAGAGTATTGCGTTTCAAAGAACCGATTGGAATCCGAGAAAACCCACGCCCGAAAGTATCGTCAATCGATCCGTTATGTTTTACAACAGCGATCTTCCCGACATGACGATCATGGAAGTGAGAATGCCGGACGTCGTCGGTTTGGTTTATAGAATTTTACAAATCATTCTTCATCTGGATCTAAAGGTTCGTTACCTGAGAGTTTCGACAAGCGCCGATTATGCGTATGATTCGTTTTATATCCAAACGTCGGACGGAGTAAAACTCGAGGATTCGAATCTTCTGTTTAAGTTGAGGGAAAAAATTCTCACCATACAATTCGGCGAACAAATCCTAGAAGAAGTTTCCTTCTGA
- a CDS encoding acyl-CoA dehydrogenase family protein gives MMHPLNQAANPALAPFDISDYRGNRGKNFYEEDRVLQTLVEKYSKGYDAAHKKAMIEHLLGYGALVGGVLDELTDACHKEGKYGEVVKYDRTGNRIDAIVYSNEQKLSRKISYDYGIVNLNYHPSWKHPFTDLHRYSLAYLANQNGEGGVTCPLAMTEGMIKVLEALGTPEQKEKYLRLVAEEGSESHFMAGQYVTERVGGSNVSANRTIARKQENGKWILTGEKWFCSNPGDLWVTTARVEDTNTIGMFLVPRIKDDGTLNGHHILRKKDIIGSRGKLTVEIIYDGVEAEALGRPAHGIANLIKYVIGISRLHVSIAASGISRRAWMEAYEYAKFRTAYGSKILEFSSLLKQLSDQRLKHTAMLASIFRHFHTPEPLKLAGEVLAPLLKYKCSATSTEITYNSILVLGGNGIVGDFSAIPRLHNDSIINETWEGTHLLLSEHVLRGFKREKVAKAFFQYVEEITDSSSEAAETVRKKSELLQGLLNDSTQEELELNRIYISDLAFETFALAALSDVSGKNAPNAQKDLGVFRDGYLDLVNSSHTFSKRGNFSGNSERLKSVIHF, from the coding sequence ATGATGCATCCTTTAAATCAAGCCGCAAACCCGGCGCTCGCGCCTTTTGATATTTCCGACTATCGCGGCAATCGTGGAAAAAACTTTTACGAAGAAGACCGGGTTCTGCAAACGCTCGTGGAGAAATATTCCAAAGGTTACGATGCGGCTCATAAGAAGGCGATGATAGAACATCTTCTCGGTTACGGCGCGTTGGTCGGCGGTGTTCTCGACGAACTCACCGATGCTTGTCACAAGGAAGGAAAATACGGAGAGGTCGTAAAATACGATCGAACCGGAAACAGAATCGATGCGATCGTTTATTCCAACGAACAAAAACTTTCCAGAAAAATTTCATATGATTACGGAATCGTAAATCTCAATTATCATCCATCTTGGAAACATCCTTTTACGGATCTACATCGTTACTCTCTCGCTTATCTTGCCAATCAAAACGGAGAAGGCGGAGTCACTTGTCCTCTTGCGATGACGGAAGGAATGATCAAGGTTCTCGAAGCTTTGGGAACTCCCGAACAAAAAGAAAAGTATCTTCGTCTTGTTGCGGAAGAAGGAAGCGAATCTCATTTTATGGCGGGTCAATACGTCACCGAAAGAGTGGGCGGTTCCAACGTAAGCGCGAACAGAACGATCGCCAGAAAACAAGAGAACGGAAAATGGATTCTCACGGGAGAGAAATGGTTCTGTTCCAATCCGGGCGATCTTTGGGTGACCACCGCGAGAGTGGAAGACACGAACACGATCGGAATGTTTTTAGTTCCTCGCATCAAGGACGACGGTACGTTAAACGGACATCATATTCTCCGTAAAAAAGATATCATCGGATCGAGGGGAAAACTCACCGTGGAAATCATCTACGACGGAGTCGAAGCCGAAGCGCTCGGAAGACCGGCGCACGGAATCGCAAATCTTATCAAATACGTAATCGGAATTTCAAGACTGCACGTTTCCATCGCGGCTTCCGGAATTTCAAGAAGGGCTTGGATGGAAGCCTACGAATACGCGAAGTTCAGAACCGCATACGGAAGTAAAATATTAGAATTTTCTTCTTTGCTAAAACAGCTCAGCGATCAAAGACTCAAACACACCGCGATGCTCGCGTCGATCTTTAGACATTTTCATACGCCTGAACCTTTAAAACTCGCGGGAGAAGTTTTGGCCCCGTTGTTGAAATACAAATGTTCCGCGACTTCGACGGAAATCACTTATAACTCCATTCTCGTGTTGGGCGGAAACGGAATCGTAGGCGACTTCTCCGCGATTCCGAGATTGCATAACGATTCCATCATCAACGAAACCTGGGAAGGAACACATCTTTTGTTAAGCGAACACGTTCTTCGCGGATTCAAACGCGAGAAGGTTGCAAAGGCTTTCTTTCAATACGTGGAAGAAATCACCGATTCGAGTTCGGAAGCCGCCGAAACCGTTCGAAAAAAATCGGAACTTCTGCAAGGACTTTTGAACGACTCGACTCAGGAAGAATTGGAACTGAACCGGATCTATATTTCCGATTTGGCGTTTGAAACGTTCGCGTTAGCCGCTCTTTCAGACGTTTCCGGTAAGAATGCGCCAAACGCACAAAAGGATCTTGGCGTATTCCGGGACGGATATTTGGACTTGGTCAATTCTTCCCATACGTTTTCAAAACGCGGAAATTTTTCTGGGAACAGTGAACGTCTTAAATCAGTGATTCACTTCTGA
- a CDS encoding GGDEF domain-containing phosphodiesterase produces the protein MGTQLQNLSPSLQKSLLYFSDQSAEGIVVVDREWKTVYANHKFQNFWSFPNFQILYEKIIPLLKSKEKQDLGNDTNISHLLRETEDAEDSFLSETNFQLKLSIHDLEDSYMIRFKPQPIAQPRREYEAGQWDKSTNLPNQKYFLNHFGNQISEEETGTDGHFSFLISICNPDAIVSKENNSYFEFIYGKVTDRLKKYVDRNDHLFRIENDKFLISSSQVNSEAKAEWFAECIRMLFDFPFTYEGREFHLNVNIGYTKFESKSGTDMNALRILREALHHSCMIGPNSLFYYDQTAIESTSEKAKIEIDLRKVLHRNELEIHFQPILDLKENRIFSMETLVRWNHPQKGKLLPGSFIAIAESSSFIKTIGEWMIWETFRYYENSILKSENISLSLNISPKQLSDKNIFPLLKEASDYYKVQPCSIILEIVEDSFDSRESQISKVVGKLRDYGFKFAIDDFGKGYSSLGRLIHLPIDYIKLDKMFLFNYFQTSTRAVITSMVNLVQAMGKSIIVEGVENETQHKLLRELNCDFGQGYFYSHPVEIELAEKLVREKSISFAMASTTTTTSATTSIE, from the coding sequence ATGGGAACGCAATTACAGAATCTATCGCCATCCTTGCAGAAATCCTTATTGTATTTTTCGGATCAGTCTGCGGAAGGAATCGTTGTTGTCGATCGTGAATGGAAAACCGTATACGCAAATCATAAGTTTCAAAATTTTTGGTCGTTCCCCAATTTCCAAATACTTTACGAAAAGATAATACCTCTCCTCAAATCCAAAGAAAAACAGGATCTCGGAAACGATACGAACATCTCCCATCTTTTGCGGGAAACGGAAGACGCCGAAGATTCTTTCCTGAGCGAAACGAACTTCCAATTGAAGCTGAGCATTCACGATTTGGAAGATTCTTACATGATCCGATTCAAACCGCAACCCATCGCACAACCGCGCAGGGAATACGAGGCGGGTCAATGGGACAAAAGCACCAATCTGCCGAATCAAAAATATTTTTTAAATCATTTCGGAAACCAGATCTCCGAGGAAGAAACCGGAACGGACGGACATTTTTCATTTTTAATTTCGATCTGCAACCCGGACGCGATCGTATCGAAGGAAAACAATTCTTACTTTGAATTTATTTACGGGAAAGTCACCGATCGACTCAAAAAATACGTGGATCGAAACGATCATCTTTTCCGGATCGAAAACGATAAATTTCTAATATCTTCTTCTCAGGTGAATTCGGAAGCGAAGGCGGAATGGTTCGCGGAATGTATTCGTATGCTTTTCGATTTTCCGTTTACATACGAAGGAAGAGAATTTCATCTCAACGTCAATATCGGTTATACGAAATTCGAATCTAAATCGGGAACGGACATGAACGCGCTTCGTATTCTGAGGGAAGCGCTTCATCATTCCTGTATGATCGGCCCGAATTCTCTTTTTTATTACGATCAAACCGCGATCGAATCGACTTCGGAAAAGGCGAAGATCGAAATCGATCTCCGTAAGGTATTACACCGAAACGAGCTGGAAATCCATTTTCAACCGATTCTCGATCTAAAAGAAAACAGGATTTTTTCCATGGAAACCTTGGTGCGCTGGAATCATCCGCAAAAAGGAAAACTTCTTCCGGGAAGTTTTATCGCGATCGCGGAAAGTTCCAGTTTTATCAAAACCATCGGAGAATGGATGATCTGGGAAACGTTTCGATATTACGAAAATTCTATATTAAAATCCGAGAATATTTCCTTGTCCTTGAACATTTCTCCGAAACAACTTTCGGATAAGAATATTTTCCCGCTTTTAAAGGAAGCGAGCGACTACTATAAGGTTCAACCTTGTTCGATCATTCTTGAAATCGTGGAGGATTCCTTCGACTCAAGAGAATCTCAGATCAGCAAAGTGGTGGGAAAACTGCGCGACTACGGATTTAAATTTGCGATCGACGATTTCGGAAAAGGTTATTCTTCCTTGGGAAGATTGATCCACCTTCCGATCGATTATATCAAACTCGATAAGATGTTTCTTTTTAATTACTTTCAGACTTCGACGCGCGCGGTGATCACTTCCATGGTCAACTTGGTTCAAGCGATGGGAAAATCGATCATCGTCGAAGGTGTGGAAAACGAAACACAACACAAACTTCTTCGAGAACTCAATTGTGATTTCGGTCAGGGTTATTTTTATTCTCATCCGGTGGAAATCGAACTCGCCGAAAAGTTAGTTCGGGAGAAATCGATTTCCTTTGCGATGGCTTCTACAACGACAACTACATCCGCAACCACGTCGATAGAATGA
- a CDS encoding hemerythrin domain-containing protein has product MNIEFYKVQYVEIQKLLNDIEKRLLGEISEGMDELLHELASFSARLKLHLNFEENLLYPTIKSMKDEGAVTLAEEFKVRTIDLKNHFKKYYCKWTLPSSILQEENLFRAETEKLIFKLRDRIRTEENEIYVLF; this is encoded by the coding sequence TTGAATATAGAGTTCTATAAGGTTCAGTATGTAGAAATTCAAAAATTGCTGAACGACATTGAAAAAAGACTTCTCGGTGAAATTTCGGAAGGAATGGACGAACTACTTCACGAGTTGGCGAGCTTTTCCGCTCGACTGAAACTTCATTTGAACTTTGAAGAAAACCTGTTGTATCCCACAATCAAAAGTATGAAAGACGAAGGAGCCGTCACCCTCGCCGAAGAATTCAAAGTTCGTACGATCGATTTAAAAAATCATTTTAAGAAATATTATTGTAAGTGGACGCTTCCTTCTTCCATTCTCCAGGAAGAAAATCTGTTTCGGGCCGAAACGGAAAAGTTGATCTTTAAACTCAGAGATAGAATTCGCACCGAAGAAAACGAGATTTACGTTCTTTTTTAA
- a CDS encoding MBL fold metallo-hydrolase, whose amino-acid sequence MANRLKKRTENLEGNFYVDSTCIDCETCRILAPTTFSEKNGASYVWKQPETPIEKVNALRALIACPTTSIGTEDRMDLQEAKETFPTRIEENVYHSGYHSKDSFGAFSYFIQRENGNILIDSPRYVPSLADKIEALGGIRYHFLTHQDDVADHQKFHERFGSERIIHEFDRGAAPNSEIILTGESIFELDEDVKIIPTPGHTKGHAVLLHKDRFLFTGDHLAYDPRKERLIAFRSVCWYSWPEQIRSMKRLQEYSFEWILPGHGYPLNKGSEAMGKLLNDCIEWMEKR is encoded by the coding sequence ATGGCAAATAGGCTCAAAAAGCGCACAGAAAACTTAGAAGGCAATTTCTACGTGGATTCGACTTGTATCGATTGTGAAACCTGTAGAATTCTCGCGCCGACTACATTCTCCGAAAAAAACGGGGCTTCTTACGTATGGAAACAACCCGAAACACCGATCGAGAAAGTCAACGCTCTGCGTGCCCTAATCGCTTGTCCTACGACTTCCATCGGGACCGAAGACAGAATGGATCTTCAGGAAGCCAAGGAAACCTTCCCGACCCGAATCGAAGAAAACGTATATCACAGCGGGTATCATTCCAAGGATTCGTTCGGGGCGTTCTCGTATTTCATTCAAAGGGAGAACGGAAACATATTGATCGATTCTCCCCGCTACGTGCCTTCCCTCGCCGACAAGATCGAAGCGCTCGGAGGAATCCGTTATCATTTCCTAACCCACCAAGACGATGTGGCGGATCATCAGAAGTTTCACGAACGATTCGGCTCCGAAAGAATCATCCACGAATTCGATCGAGGTGCGGCCCCGAACTCCGAGATCATTCTCACGGGAGAATCGATTTTCGAGTTGGACGAAGATGTAAAGATCATACCGACCCCCGGACATACGAAAGGACACGCGGTTCTTTTACATAAGGATCGGTTTTTGTTTACGGGGGATCATCTGGCTTACGATCCTCGTAAAGAACGATTGATCGCGTTTCGAAGTGTTTGTTGGTATTCTTGGCCGGAACAGATCCGATCGATGAAACGTTTGCAGGAATATTCTTTCGAATGGATTTTACCGGGACACGGTTATCCCCTAAACAAGGGATCCGAGGCGATGGGAAAACTTTTGAACGATTGTATCGAATGGATGGAAAAAAGATAA
- a CDS encoding TetR/AcrR family transcriptional regulator: protein MSSNAKEEYRSDPGKKNSFPGFGAYYPASGKESKKSVETRDKLLEATLAVFSSKGFHEARVEDITAQAGFAKGTFYEHFKSKDDLIYILIDYAARKDLEVTQSLFLKCKSSEDIRDKYLKPILLDIHSKKELNRVCYQFLTNEILTKEKLQKKIDYYNRLYRRYHLKNIKHAQNLNYLKKDMDREEIFVLFRYLVDGFTINQAYSLFCSESGNVEMGSILKLFDRSLLVS, encoded by the coding sequence TTGAGCTCGAACGCCAAAGAAGAATATCGATCGGATCCCGGGAAAAAGAATTCTTTTCCGGGATTCGGGGCTTATTACCCCGCTTCCGGAAAAGAATCCAAAAAATCCGTAGAGACGAGAGATAAACTTCTGGAGGCGACCCTCGCCGTTTTTAGTAGCAAGGGTTTTCACGAAGCGAGAGTGGAAGACATCACCGCTCAAGCGGGTTTTGCAAAAGGAACCTTTTACGAACATTTTAAGAGCAAGGACGATTTGATTTACATCCTGATCGACTACGCGGCTCGAAAGGATTTGGAAGTCACACAATCCCTGTTCTTAAAGTGTAAAAGTTCCGAGGATATCAGAGATAAATATCTCAAGCCGATTCTTCTGGACATTCATTCCAAAAAAGAACTCAACCGAGTTTGTTATCAATTCTTAACGAACGAAATTCTTACCAAAGAAAAACTTCAGAAGAAGATCGATTACTACAATCGATTGTATCGCAGATACCATCTTAAAAACATCAAACATGCACAAAATCTAAACTACTTGAAAAAGGATATGGATCGAGAGGAGATATTCGTTTTGTTTCGATACTTGGTCGACGGTTTTACGATCAACCAAGCCTATTCTTTGTTCTGTTCTGAAAGCGGGAACGTGGAGATGGGATCGATTTTGAAATTGTTCGATCGATCCCTTCTCGTTTCCTAA